In Hyphomicrobiales bacterium, the sequence CGGCAAGAACTGAGCGAGGCGAGGAGGCGCTGACCGCTTGCAGGAGCATCGCCAACGCCTCGACAAATGGCTCTGGTTCGCGCGGTTCGCGCGCACCCGCCCGGCCGCCGTGCGTCTGGTGGAGGACGGGCATGTCCGAATCGAGGGGCGCCGCGCGGAGAACCCGGCGCAGGGCATCCGCGTCGGGGCGGTGCTGACGCTCGCCCTGCCGCACGCCACCATGGTCGTCCGGGTGCTGGGCTTCGCCG encodes:
- a CDS encoding Ribosome-associated heat shock protein implicated in the recycling of the 50S subunit (S4 paralog); this encodes MQEHRQRLDKWLWFARFARTRPAAVRLVEDGHVRIEGRRAENPAQGIRVGAVLTLALPHATMVVRVLGFAERRGPFEAARQLYERLDGGSGDAPHAEVDGGD